From the genome of Methylocystis heyeri:
ATCGAGACCACCACGGCGCGCTTTCGCCAGGATGTCCTGGAAGCTTCGATCCGCAGGGTCGTTCTGGTGGATTTCTGGGCTCCTTGGTGCGGTCCCTGCCGGCAACTCGCGCCGGTCCTCGAACGGCTGGTCAAGGCGACCAAGGGCAAGGTGCGCCTCGTCAAGATGAACATAGACGAGGAGCCCGAGATTGCGGGCCAGCTCGGCGTCAAATCCATCCCCGCGGTGGTGGCGTTCCAGCGCGGCCGGCCCAGCGACGGCTTTGTCGGCGCCCTGCCGGAAAGCCAGCTCAAGGGCTTCCTCGAGCGGCTGGTCGGCCCGATCGAGGCCGATGCGGACGCTTTCGCGGCTATAGAGAATATGCTGGCGTCCGGGGAATTCGACGAGGCCGAAGCCGCGCTCGCCGAACTGATTGCGGCTGAGCCGCCTCAACCGAAAGCCTGGGCCGAGTTGCTGCGGCTCTATATCGCTCTCGAGCGACTCGAAGACGCTCAGGGCCTGCTGGCCGCCGCGCCCGAGGCCTTGCGCCGCGACCCCCTGATTCTCGCCGCGGCGGCCGCGCTCGAGAACGCCATTCAGGCCAGCGCCCTCGACGAGGTCGACGCGCTGCACAGGCGAGTCGCGGAGAATCAAAGCGATCCGCAGGCGCGCTTCGATCTCGCGCTCGCCTTGAACGCCAAAGGACTACGTGAAGAAGCAGCTGCACAGCTCCTTGAAATCATTCAGCGCGACCGTAATTGGAATGACGACGGCGCGCGCAAGCAGCTCGTCCAGTTTTTCGAAGCGTGGGGACCGTTGGACAAGACCACCGCGAGCGCGCGCAGGAAGCTCTCGGCCGTGTTGTTCGCCTGACCGAGCCCTCGCGGGGAGTCGCGGAGCGCTGGCGTGACATGTGCATGAACAAACAGTATGTCTCTATCGACCAGCTGCCCGCGACTCTACGGGTGTTTCCACTCGCGGGAGCCCTCCTTCTGCCCCGCGGCGACCTGCCGCTGAATATTTTCGAGCCGCGATATCTCGCGATGGTCGACAGCGCCATCGCATCGGATCGCCTCATCGGCATGGTTCAGCCGCTCGCCACCCTCGGACCGCAGGGCCTGCATCAGATCGGTTGCGCCGGACGGCTCACCCATTTCAGCGAGACCGGCGACGGACGCTATCTGATTACGCTGACGGGCGTATGCCGCTTCAAGATTATCGGCGAGCGAAACGACGGCGCTCCCTTCCGAAGCTGCGACGTCGTTTACAATCCCTTCATTCACGACCTCGAGCCGGGCGCCGGCGAGCAGGCGGTGGATCGCGTGCGCATGACGGACATGCTGCGCAAATTCGCCGCCGCCTCCCAGCTCGAAGTCGATTGGGCCAGCATCGACGCCGCGCCGACCGAAACCCTCGTGAACGCGCTCGCCATGATGTGTCCGTTCGGCCCCCAGGAAAAACAGTCTCTGCTGGAGGCTGTGGACCTCAAGACGCGCGCCGAAACGCTGATCTGTCTCGCGCAGTTCGATCTCGCACAGGGGCGCCGCGCGGCGCCGGGCGGCGGGGGCGGACAGTTCCATTGATGTCGCGAGGCGCCGAAGGTTATGATCAGGCGCAGCCGCAGACCGGCGAACATCTCACGCGCTGGTTAAGGAGAGAAAATGGACGACACTGGCGAAAAGCCGACGGAAACGACGCGCGAGCCGACCCAGATCGACCCCCGTCTGCTGGAAATCCTGGTCTGCCCGCTCACGAAATCCACGCTCGAATACGACTCGGCTCGGCAGGAGCTGATCTCGCGCTCGGCCCATCTCGCCTATCCGATCCGCGACGGCATTCCGATCATGCTGCCTGAGGAAGCGAGGCGTATCGAGTAACGCCCCGTGACTGCCCCGACGCAGCGACTGCTCGATCTGCTCGATCTCGAAAACCTCGGCGACGATCGCTTCCGCGGCTGCAGCCCGCCGACGGCCGGCAAGCAGGTCTATGGAGGACAGGCGGTGGCGCAATCGCTCGTCGCCGCGCAACGGACCGTCCCCTACGACCGGCCGGTCCATTCGCTTCACGGCTATTTCGTTCTCGCGGGCGATCCGAGGACGCCGATCGACTTCTTCGTGGAGCGGGTGCGCGACGGCAAGAGCTTCACCACGCGGCGCTGCGCCGCAAAGCAGAACGGCCGCGTCATCTTCTCCATGGAAGCGTCGTTCCAGCTTCGCGAGCCGGGACTGGATCACGCCGCGGAGCCGCCCGCGGTTCCGGAACCCGAGACGCTGCCCACCACCAGCGCGCTCGCGGAGCGGCTACGCTCTTTTCTGCCGCGCGCCGCGCTGGAGCGATTGGAGCAGGAGTCTGCGCTCGACATCCGCTTCGTCGACCCGCTGGCGATCGTCGGCGGAGCGGCGGCGGGCGCGACCCGCCAGTCGATCTGGTTCCGGATCATCGGACCTTTGCCGGAAGACCATCTGATCCACAGCGCATTGCTGGCCTATCTCTCCGACATGACGCTGCTCAACACCGCGCTCACGGCGCACGGCCTGACCATCTTCGATCCCACGCTCCAAGTCGCGAGCCTGGACCATGCGCTCTGGATCCATAGGCCGTTCCGCGCCGACGAATGGCTGCTTTATGTGCAGGACAGTCCCAACAGCTCGGGCGCCCGGGCGCTGACGCGCGGCCAGCTTTTTACGCGCGAGGGGAAGCTGGTGGCGTCCGTCGCTCAGGAAGGCCTGATCCGGCGGCGTTGAGAGTGGTCGGATCAGCGTTTCCCGACCGCATGGAATCAGTCCGGCCGACGAGAAAGCGCCGCGCCCGGGCTGAAACCCACGCCTGAGCCCGGACATCGACGAGTCGATTCAAAGCCTTCAGCCCGCTTCGAAACCGCGCGGATTGCGCGGGCCTCGCGTCGAGTCGCTCGCAAGCGAGGCAGGCTGAAAATTATGCAGCATGCCTATCTGTTTTTTAGGCGTTTTGTTCAAATGACGCGTAAGCGCCTTTTTTAAAGGCGCCTCAATCCCGACCGCGCGCAAACGCAGGAATTGCTTCGCGCCGCCAGCCGGAACCGCGCTTCCGCGCCTCTCGGTTCTTGCGCCGAATTCGAGCGCAATGGCGAGTCTCTTTTTTTCCGACCGTCGGCCTCTCAGCGTATCTCCGTGTTTGCAATGGATTTAGCGCCCCTGGCACACAAATTGATTGAAGCGCGGCGTGCGCGGGGCTCTCGCGCTTCAAACCATCGCCGTGCGCGGCGTCCAGTTCTCCCGACGGGCGCCGCCCGTCAATTATATTCAAACACAGGACAGGCAGATGAAAATCGTGACCGCGATCATCAAGCCCTTCAAGCTCGATGAAGTTCGTGACGCGCTGACGGCGATCGGCGTGCACGGCCTCACCGTGACGGAAGTCAAAGGCTACGGCAGGCAGAAGGGGCATACGGAGATCTATCGCGGCGCAGAATATGCCGTGAGCTTCCTCCCCAAGCTGAAGATCGAGGTGGCCATTCCGGCGGAGCTCACCGACAAGACCATCGAGGCGATCACCAACACGGCCCGCACGGGCCAGATCGGCGACGGCAAGATCTTCGTCGCGCCGATCGAACGCGCAGTTCGTATCCGCACCGGCGAAAAAGACGAAGACGCGCTTTGATTTTCTCCCTTGACCTATCAGGAGTCCTACGAATGAGTCTTCGCCTGCAACGAGGCTTCTCCCGCGCTTGCATTCTTGCCGCCGCCGCCGCTTTCGCCCTCGGCGGCGCGCCGGCCTTGGCCGCCAGCAATGCGCCCGTTCCCAATCCCGGCGACACCGCCTGGATGCTCACCTCGAGCCTTCTCGTGCTGATGATGTCGGTGCCGGGCCTCGCCTTGTTCTACGGCGGCCTCGTGCGCACCAAGAACATGGCCTCCATCCTGACGCAGACCTTCATGATCGTCGCGCTGGTCGGCGTGTTGTGGACCCTTTACGGCTACTCGCTGGCTTTCGGCGACGGCGGCTCGCTCAACGCCTTCATCGGCGGCGTCGGCAAGGTGTTCCTCAAGGGCGTCGACGCTTCCTCGACCTCCCCGACCTTCACCCCCGGCCACGTCATTCCCGAATACGCTTACTTCGTATTCCAGATGACCTTCGCCATGATCACCCCGGCCCTCATCATCGGCGCCTTCGCCGAGCGCATGAAGTTCTCGGCGGTGTTCACCTTCATCATCGGCTGGGTCACGCTGATCTATTTCCCGATCGCGCATTGGGTCTGGGCCGTCGCCGATCCCAACGTCATCGTCGACGCCGCGACCGAGCTCGCCGCAGCCACCACCGACGCGGCCAAGCAGGCGGCGCAGGCCAAGATCGACGCCGCCACGACCTCGGTCGGCTGGCTTGCCGGCGGCCTCGCCCCCTGGATGAAGGGCACCGGCGCGCTCGACTTCGCCGGCGGCACCGTCGTCCACATCAACGCCGGCATCGCGGGCCTCGTCGGCGCCATCATGGTCGGCAAGCGCATCGGCTACGGCAAGGAAGCCCTGCCCCCGCATTCGCTGACGCTCTCCATGGTCGGCGCCTCGCTGCTGTGGGTCGGCTGGTTCGGCTTCAACGCCGGCTCCAATCTGGAGGCCAACGGCACTACGGCGCTCGCCTTCGTCAACACCATGGTCGCCACCGCCGCGGCGGCGCTGTCCTGGCTGCTGACGGAATGGGCCGCCAAGGGCAAGCCCTCGCTGCTCGGCCTGATCTCCGGCGCGGTCGCGGGTCTGGTCGCCGTCACCCCGGCCTCGGGCTACGCCGGACCGATCGGCTCGCTGGTTCTCGGCCTTCTCGTCTCCCCGATCTGCCTGTTCTTCGTCTCCAAGGTGAAGAACGCCCTCGGCTACGACGACGCGCTGGACGTCTTCGGCGTGCACTGCATCGGCGGCATCACCGGCGCCCTGGCGACGGGCCTGCTGGTCTCCCCGACGCTGGGCGGCGTCGGCATCACCGACTACAGCAACATCGGAGAGAACTACGCCGGCAAATACGATCTCGTCGCCCAGATGATCGCGCAGGGAACCGCCGTCGTCGCCACCCTGCTCTACTCCGGCATCGGCTCGGCGATCCTCTACAAGATCGTGGACGTCGCCATCGGCCTGCGCCCGGCCCCGGATCAGGAACGCGAAGGCCTCGACATCTCCGACCACGGCGAGCGGGCCTACAACTCCTGATCGTCGCCCTCATTGCGATCAGGACGGGAAGCGGCGCCTCCGGGCGCCGTTTTCTTTTTGCGCTTTCGCGTTGCGCTCGCAATCTGTGATGGGCTCGGCACGCCGCGAGACGCCCACTGACCGGCGACGCCCATTTCTCCTGAGCGCCGCAGGTTGTGCGCTGACGACTTCAGGAAGATGATCACATGCCGCCGAGGCAGACATATTTGATCTCGAGATAATCATCTATGCCGTAGCGCGAGCCTTCGCGTCCGAGGCCCGAATGCTTGACGCCCCCGAAAGGCGCCACCTCCGAGGAGATGAGCGTCTCATTGACCCCCACCATGCCGAACTCCAGCGCCTCGGCGACCCGGAACACCCGAGGAATGTCGCGGCTGAAAAAATAGGCCGCAAGCCCAAAAGGCGTCGAATTGGCGAGGCGGACGGCATCGGCTTCGTCCTTGAAGGAAATGACGGGGGCGACGGGGCCGAAGGTTTCCTCCTGGAAAATGAGCGCGTCTTCCTTCACGCCGGCGAGCACCGTGGGCTGGAAGAAGGTTCCCCCCAAAGTGTGCCGCCCGCCGCCGGTCAGCAGCCTCGCGCCGCGATTGACCGCATCCGCGACATGGCGCTCGCATTTCTCCACCGCCGCCTCTTCGATCAGGGGGCCGACCACGGCGCCTTCCTCGAGGCCGTTGCCGACCTTCAGTCCAGAGGCCGCTTCCGCCAGCCTCTGGGCGAAGCGCTCTGCGATGCTCTCCTGGACGATCATGCGATTTGCCGAAACGCAGGTCTGCCCGCAATTGCGATATTTGGTGGCGAGAGCGCCCTTCACCGCGAGGTCGAGATCGGCGTCCTCGAACACGATCAGAGGCGCGTTGCCGCCCAGCTCCATCGAGCATTTCTGCACATTTCCGGCGGCCTGCCGCAGCAATATCTTGCCGACCTCGGTCGAGCCCGTGAAGCTGAGCTTGCGGACGACGGGGTTCTGGGTCAGCTCCAGCCCCACCGGAGCGGGATCGAGCGCGGTCACGACATTGATCACGCCGTCGGGGATTCCGGCCCTTTGGGCGAGGTCGACCAGCGCCAGGGCCGAAAACGGCGTCTGTTCCGCGGGCTTCAGCACCATGACGCAGCCTGCCCCCAGCGCCGCCCCGACCTTGCGCGCGAACATGGCCGAGGGGAAGTTCCAGGGCGTGATCGCCGCTGTGACGCCGATCGGCTGCTTGAAGACGAGCTGGCGACGATCGCCATTGGTGAGCGGCAGCACGTCGCCGTGCACCCGCCGGCCCTCCTCCGCGAACCAGTCGATGAAGGACGCGCCATAGAAGATCTCGCCTCTGGCCTCCACCAGGGGCTTGCCCTGCTCGGCGGTGATGATCCGGGCCAGGGTTTCCTGTTCGGCCAGGATCAGCTCGTACCAGCGCCGCATGATCTGAGCCCGCTCCTTGGCGGTCTTGCTCCGCCAGCCGGGCAGGGCGCGGCGGGCGGCCTCGATGGCGCGGCGGGTTTCGGCCGCGCCCATATCGGGAACGGAGCCCAGATATTCGCCGGTGGCGGGATTATGTACGGCGAATACAGCGCCGGCGTCAGCGTCAATCCAGAAACCGTCTATAAAAGCCCGCTGGCGAAACAGGCTGGATTGCCGCACGTCCATTTATCTGGTCTCCTCGTTCGAGCCGGCGTCCTTGAGGATTTCCTTCCTCTCCGGGAAAAGTGAAGGAAGCTTCATATAAAGGAAGCTCATATAAGGGAAATGCGTAGTGGAAAAACCACCATGGCGAGGCTTTTTTGTTTCGCCTGCGCTGGCGGTCGGATCCGCTCCATTCCCGGCGCCCGGGCGACAGGCTGGCGAGGACGCCAAAAAGCGACATAATCGCCAGCGAATCATACGAAGGCCGCGCTCATCCCTCATGCTTCTCTCCGACAGAGGCCGTTTCCCGTGAACGAACCCCTTCTCGAGCTCCCGCTTTCCCGCCGCCGGCTGTTTGGCGCGAGCGCCGCCGTTCTGGCTTTTCTCGCCTCACGGAAAGGCCTTGCCGCCCCGCCCGAGGCGGGAGGAACCGAGAGCCATGGCCTGTCCATCTTCGGCGACCTCGCCGAAAAACCGGATTTCAAGCAGTTCGGCTATGTCAATCCGCAGGCGCCCAAGGGCGGAACTCTCGTCATGGAGCCGCCGCCGCCCGAAACCTCGACCTATGATTCCCTCAACGCCTATATTTTGCGCGGCAATCCGGCCGCCGGCGTCGGGCTCATCTTCGATACGCTGATGACCGGCAGCCTCGACGAGCGCGACGCTCTCTATGGCCTCGTCGCGCACAAGGTCCAGATTTCCGCGGACAAGCTGACCTACACCTTCTTCCTGCGCAAGGAAGCGCGTTTCCATGACGGCTCTCCTCTCACCGCCCATGACGCCGCCTTTTCGCTGAACATACTGAAGTCCGAGGGCCATCCGATGATCGCGCAGTCGCTGCGCGACGTCGTGAGCGCCGAGGCGACGACGGACGACGTGCTGGTCGTGAAGCTCGCGCCGGAGCGCACCCGCGAACTGCCGATCATCGTCGCGACCCAGCCGATCTTTTCCAAAGAATATTACTCGAAGCACAAATTTTCAGAGACCACGATGGAGCCGCCGCTCGGCTCGTCGGCCTACAGGATCGGGAAGTTCGAACCCGGCCGCTATATCTCCTTCGACCGCGTTCCCGACTATTGGGCGAAGGACCTGCCGGTGAATGTCGGCCAGGCCAATTTCGAGACCATCCGCTATGAATATTTCGGCGACCGCAACGTCGCCTTCGAGGCGTTCAAATCCGGCGTCACCACGGTGCATGAGGAATTCACCTCCGCCGTCTGGGCCACAGGCTATGATTTTCCCGCCATCCGCGACGGACGGGTGAAGCGGGAGGTGATTCCCGACGAGAACATCTCCGGCACCCAGGGCTGGTATCTCAATACGCGGCGACCCGTGTTCAAAGATCGACGCGTGCGCGAGGCGCTGATCTACGCCTTCGATTTCGAATGGACCAACCATAATCTGTTTCACGATTCCTACGAACGAACGACATCCTATTTCGAGCATTCCGATCTCAAGGCAGAAGGCCAGCCGAGCGAAGCGGAAAAAGCGCTGCTCGAGCCGTTTCGCGACAAGCTGCCTGCCGAAGTTTTCGGCGCCCCCTTTCGCCCGCCGGTCTCGGACGGCTCGGGCCAGGACCGCAATCTCCTGCGCAAGGCCTCGGAACTCCTCGCCGCCGCCGGCTGCAAGCGCAAGGACGGCGTGCTGTATCTGCCAGACGGCAATCCCTTCAAATTCGAGTTCCTCGATTTCTCGAGCTTCTATGAACGCATCACCCAGCCCTATATCAAAAACTTGAAGCTGCTCGGAATCCAGGCGACGCAGCGCATCGTCGACTCGGCGCAATACAAGCGCCGCACCGACGACTTCGATTACGACGTGAGGACCGAACGGTTGCGGATCGCCTATTCGCCCGGGGAGGAACTGCGCATCCTGTTCGGCTCCGAGGCCGCGAAGACGCCCGGTTCGCAAAATCTCTCCGGCATAGACGACCCCGTCGTCGATGCGCTGATCGCCAAGGCGCTGGTCGCCGCCTCACGCAGCGAGCTCGCCACGATCTGCCGCGCGCTCGACCGCGTCCTGATCGCCGGGCGCTATTGGATTCCGCACTGGTACAAGCCGACGCACTGGATCGCCCATTGGGACGTGTTCGGCCGCCCGGAGCGTTATCCGCGCTTCGAACCCGGCATCGCCTCGACCTGGTGGTGGGACGAGGACAGAGCCCGCAAGATCAACTTCACAACCCGCTGACGAGGACGTCGAGATGGGCGCTTATATCGCGCGTCGCCTGCTGCTGATGATCCCGACGATCCTCGGAATCATGCTGGTCTCTTTCGTTATCGTGCAATTCGCCCCGGGCGGCCCGGTCGAGCGGGTCATTGCGCAGCTTCAGGGCTTCGACATGGGCGCCACGTCGCGCTTTTCCGGCGGCGGCGCGGAGACCGGCCACGGCGGCGCGGCGCAGATCGGCCAGGGCGCCGAAATCGGCTCCAAATATCGCGGGGCCCAGGGCCTCGATCCCAAATTCATCGCGGAACTGGAAAAGCAGTTCGGCTTCGACAAGCCCGCCTGGGAGCGTTTTCTCCTGATGGTGAAGAACTACGCCGTGTTCGATTTCGGGCGCAGCTATTTCCGCGACGAAAGCGTGCTGAAGCTCATCGGCGAGAAGCTGCCCGTCTCCATGTCCCTCGGCCTGTGGATGACGCTCATCTCCTATTCGATCTCCATTCCTCTCGGCATAGCCAAGGCGGTTCGCGACGGCACGCGCTTCGACGCCTGGACCTCCAACGTCATCATCGTCGGTTACGCGATTCCGAGTTTTCTCTTCGCCATGCTGCTGATCGTGCTCTTCGCCGGCGGCTCCTTCTGGCAGATTTTCCCGCTTCGCGGCCTCACCTCGGACAATTTCGACCAGCTGTCCTGGCCCGCCAGGATCGGCGACTATCTGTGGCATATCGCCTTGCCGGTGCTGTCCATGACGCTCGGCGCTTTCGCCACCCAGACCTTCCTGACCAAGAATTCTTTCCTCGACGAAATCCGCAAGCAATATGTCATGACCGCGCGCATGAAGGGGCTGACCGAGAACAGGGTCCTCTACGGCCATGTTTTCCGCAACGCCATGCTGATCGTCATCGCAGGCTTTCCCGGCGCTTTCGTCCACGCCTTCCTGACCGGCTCGGTTCTGATCGAAACCATATTCTCGCTCGACGGACTCGGCTATCTGTCGTTCGAATCCATCGTAAACCGGGATTACCCGATTGTTTTCGCCGACCTCTATATCTTCGCTCTGCTCGGTCTCGTGGTTAATCTCATTTCGGATCTCACCTACACCTGGATCGATCCGCGCATCGATTTCGAAACCAGAGAGGTCTAAAGATGAGCGCGACCGCCGCCCACGCAGAGCTTGCGCCGAAGATCGCGCGCTCCGGCTTCCTTCGTTTGAGCCCGCTCGACGCGCGCCGGCTGGAGAATTTCAAGGCCAATCGCCGCGGTTTCTGGTCGTTCTGGCTGTTCATGCTGTTGTTCGTGCTTTCCCTCGCCTCGGATCTGATCGCCAACGACCGCCCCATTCTGGCCTGGTACAAGGGCGAGCTGCTCGCTCCGGTGCTTTTCACCTATCCGGAGGAAAAATTCGGCGGCTTCCTCGCCCGCACCGATTACCGCGATCCCACCATTTCCAAGGAGATCGAGGCCCATGGCTGGATGCTGTGGCCGCCGATCCGCTATTCCTACGACACCCATAATCTCGACCTGCCGACGCCGGCGCCTTCGCCGCCGACCTGGCTGCTGACCAAGGCCCAGTGCGAGGCCGCAGCGGCCAGGAAGCTCGCGCCCGGCGAACCCAACCGGGGCTGCGCGGATATAGAGTGGAATTGGCTCGGCACCGACGACCAGGGCCGCGACGTGGTGGCCCGCCTGCTCTATGGTTTTCGCATCTCCGTGCTTTTCGGCCTCATCCTGGCGACGGTCTCATCCATTGTGGGCGTCGCGGCGGGAGCGATACAGGGCTATTTCGGCGGACGCGTCGATCTCATATTCCAGCGCGTGATCGAA
Proteins encoded in this window:
- a CDS encoding ammonium transporter; amino-acid sequence: MSLRLQRGFSRACILAAAAAFALGGAPALAASNAPVPNPGDTAWMLTSSLLVLMMSVPGLALFYGGLVRTKNMASILTQTFMIVALVGVLWTLYGYSLAFGDGGSLNAFIGGVGKVFLKGVDASSTSPTFTPGHVIPEYAYFVFQMTFAMITPALIIGAFAERMKFSAVFTFIIGWVTLIYFPIAHWVWAVADPNVIVDAATELAAATTDAAKQAAQAKIDAATTSVGWLAGGLAPWMKGTGALDFAGGTVVHINAGIAGLVGAIMVGKRIGYGKEALPPHSLTLSMVGASLLWVGWFGFNAGSNLEANGTTALAFVNTMVATAAAALSWLLTEWAAKGKPSLLGLISGAVAGLVAVTPASGYAGPIGSLVLGLLVSPICLFFVSKVKNALGYDDALDVFGVHCIGGITGALATGLLVSPTLGGVGITDYSNIGENYAGKYDLVAQMIAQGTAVVATLLYSGIGSAILYKIVDVAIGLRPAPDQEREGLDISDHGERAYNS
- a CDS encoding microcin C ABC transporter permease YejB, which gives rise to MGAYIARRLLLMIPTILGIMLVSFVIVQFAPGGPVERVIAQLQGFDMGATSRFSGGGAETGHGGAAQIGQGAEIGSKYRGAQGLDPKFIAELEKQFGFDKPAWERFLLMVKNYAVFDFGRSYFRDESVLKLIGEKLPVSMSLGLWMTLISYSISIPLGIAKAVRDGTRFDAWTSNVIIVGYAIPSFLFAMLLIVLFAGGSFWQIFPLRGLTSDNFDQLSWPARIGDYLWHIALPVLSMTLGAFATQTFLTKNSFLDEIRKQYVMTARMKGLTENRVLYGHVFRNAMLIVIAGFPGAFVHAFLTGSVLIETIFSLDGLGYLSFESIVNRDYPIVFADLYIFALLGLVVNLISDLTYTWIDPRIDFETREV
- the trxA gene encoding thioredoxin; the encoded protein is MASNDFAFTPAQPGADEAPIETTTARFRQDVLEASIRRVVLVDFWAPWCGPCRQLAPVLERLVKATKGKVRLVKMNIDEEPEIAGQLGVKSIPAVVAFQRGRPSDGFVGALPESQLKGFLERLVGPIEADADAFAAIENMLASGEFDEAEAALAELIAAEPPQPKAWAELLRLYIALERLEDAQGLLAAAPEALRRDPLILAAAAALENAIQASALDEVDALHRRVAENQSDPQARFDLALALNAKGLREEAAAQLLEIIQRDRNWNDDGARKQLVQFFEAWGPLDKTTASARRKLSAVLFA
- a CDS encoding NAD-dependent succinate-semialdehyde dehydrogenase, producing MDVRQSSLFRQRAFIDGFWIDADAGAVFAVHNPATGEYLGSVPDMGAAETRRAIEAARRALPGWRSKTAKERAQIMRRWYELILAEQETLARIITAEQGKPLVEARGEIFYGASFIDWFAEEGRRVHGDVLPLTNGDRRQLVFKQPIGVTAAITPWNFPSAMFARKVGAALGAGCVMVLKPAEQTPFSALALVDLAQRAGIPDGVINVVTALDPAPVGLELTQNPVVRKLSFTGSTEVGKILLRQAAGNVQKCSMELGGNAPLIVFEDADLDLAVKGALATKYRNCGQTCVSANRMIVQESIAERFAQRLAEAASGLKVGNGLEEGAVVGPLIEEAAVEKCERHVADAVNRGARLLTGGGRHTLGGTFFQPTVLAGVKEDALIFQEETFGPVAPVISFKDEADAVRLANSTPFGLAAYFFSRDIPRVFRVAEALEFGMVGVNETLISSEVAPFGGVKHSGLGREGSRYGIDDYLEIKYVCLGGM
- a CDS encoding ABC transporter permease yields the protein MSATAAHAELAPKIARSGFLRLSPLDARRLENFKANRRGFWSFWLFMLLFVLSLASDLIANDRPILAWYKGELLAPVLFTYPEEKFGGFLARTDYRDPTISKEIEAHGWMLWPPIRYSYDTHNLDLPTPAPSPPTWLLTKAQCEAAAARKLAPGEPNRGCADIEWNWLGTDDQGRDVVARLLYGFRISVLFGLILATVSSIVGVAAGAIQGYFGGRVDLIFQRVIEIWSSLPQLYLLIIISSFLTPGFFILLGILLLFSWVSLVHVVRAEFLRARNFEYVNAARALGLSDARIIMRHLLPNATVATLTFLPFILNSSITTLTSLDFLGFGLPPGSPSLGELLLQGKSNLQAPWLGLTGFVVIALMLSLLVFIGEAVRDAFDPRKSFR
- a CDS encoding LON peptidase substrate-binding domain-containing protein, encoding MCMNKQYVSIDQLPATLRVFPLAGALLLPRGDLPLNIFEPRYLAMVDSAIASDRLIGMVQPLATLGPQGLHQIGCAGRLTHFSETGDGRYLITLTGVCRFKIIGERNDGAPFRSCDVVYNPFIHDLEPGAGEQAVDRVRMTDMLRKFAAASQLEVDWASIDAAPTETLVNALAMMCPFGPQEKQSLLEAVDLKTRAETLICLAQFDLAQGRRAAPGGGGGQFH
- a CDS encoding P-II family nitrogen regulator, which produces MKIVTAIIKPFKLDEVRDALTAIGVHGLTVTEVKGYGRQKGHTEIYRGAEYAVSFLPKLKIEVAIPAELTDKTIEAITNTARTGQIGDGKIFVAPIERAVRIRTGEKDEDAL
- a CDS encoding extracellular solute-binding protein — protein: MNEPLLELPLSRRRLFGASAAVLAFLASRKGLAAPPEAGGTESHGLSIFGDLAEKPDFKQFGYVNPQAPKGGTLVMEPPPPETSTYDSLNAYILRGNPAAGVGLIFDTLMTGSLDERDALYGLVAHKVQISADKLTYTFFLRKEARFHDGSPLTAHDAAFSLNILKSEGHPMIAQSLRDVVSAEATTDDVLVVKLAPERTRELPIIVATQPIFSKEYYSKHKFSETTMEPPLGSSAYRIGKFEPGRYISFDRVPDYWAKDLPVNVGQANFETIRYEYFGDRNVAFEAFKSGVTTVHEEFTSAVWATGYDFPAIRDGRVKREVIPDENISGTQGWYLNTRRPVFKDRRVREALIYAFDFEWTNHNLFHDSYERTTSYFEHSDLKAEGQPSEAEKALLEPFRDKLPAEVFGAPFRPPVSDGSGQDRNLLRKASELLAAAGCKRKDGVLYLPDGNPFKFEFLDFSSFYERITQPYIKNLKLLGIQATQRIVDSAQYKRRTDDFDYDVRTERLRIAYSPGEELRILFGSEAAKTPGSQNLSGIDDPVVDALIAKALVAASRSELATICRALDRVLIAGRYWIPHWYKPTHWIAHWDVFGRPERYPRFEPGIASTWWWDEDRARKINFTTR
- a CDS encoding acyl-CoA thioesterase produces the protein MTAPTQRLLDLLDLENLGDDRFRGCSPPTAGKQVYGGQAVAQSLVAAQRTVPYDRPVHSLHGYFVLAGDPRTPIDFFVERVRDGKSFTTRRCAAKQNGRVIFSMEASFQLREPGLDHAAEPPAVPEPETLPTTSALAERLRSFLPRAALERLEQESALDIRFVDPLAIVGGAAAGATRQSIWFRIIGPLPEDHLIHSALLAYLSDMTLLNTALTAHGLTIFDPTLQVASLDHALWIHRPFRADEWLLYVQDSPNSSGARALTRGQLFTREGKLVASVAQEGLIRRR
- a CDS encoding Trm112 family protein — protein: MDDTGEKPTETTREPTQIDPRLLEILVCPLTKSTLEYDSARQELISRSAHLAYPIRDGIPIMLPEEARRIE